From the Phyllopteryx taeniolatus isolate TA_2022b chromosome 16, UOR_Ptae_1.2, whole genome shotgun sequence genome, one window contains:
- the LOC133466620 gene encoding transmembrane protease serine 9-like has protein sequence MDTSRSMLFLLLLLKECAAQLNVCGMPPLNPRIVGGEAAPPGAWPWQVSLDISGLHICGGSLINSEWVLSAAHCISSTSPMMTAVVGRQSQMGSNPNEVSRSVVEQILHPDYNPATLDNDVVLLRLSSPVAFNDFIRPVCLAAAQSSFFAGTDSWVTGWGNIGSGVPLPAPQDLMEVEVPIVGNRQCQCDYGIGSITDNMICAGLREGGKDSCQGDSGGPMMSKQGSVWVQSGVVSFGNGCARPDFPGVYARVSQYQDWISILTGNDNLPGFVTFTSPGTDPDVEVSCSGLPPPTTAPPITTTLIPNITPTSPLLDMCGQAPFNTRIVGGEEAPPGAWPWQVSLHRRRRHICGGSLINSEWVLSAAHCFRKRVRGEKAYLGRQSQQGPNPNEVRRRIIEIIRHPDYNSCTSDNDLALLRLSSPVAFNDFIRPVCLAADQSSFSAGTESWVTGWGDISTGVPLPSPQNLMEVKVPVVGNCLCSLAYNSVGIITDNMICAGLAEGGKDSCQGDSGGPMMSKKGSVWVQSGVVSFGVDCALPEFPGVYTRVSRYQDWISSHTGDDNLPGFVTFTSGP, from the exons ATGGACACTTCAAGGTCGATGTTGTTTCTACTGCTGCTGCTCAAAG AGTGTGCCGCGCAACTAAATG TATGCGGGATGCCTCCGCTCAACCCGCGCATCGTGGGGGGTGAGGCGGCCCCCCCGGGTGCGTGGCCCTGGCAAGTGAGCCTGGATATATCCGGGCTCCACATCTGTGGGGGGTCGCTAATCAACAGCGAGTGGGTGCTGTCAGCCGCACACTGCATTAGCAg taCTAGCCCTATGATGACGGCGGTTGTGGGTCGTCAGAGCCAAATGGGTTCCAATCCTAACGAGGTGAGCCGCAGCGTCGTGGAGCAAATCCTTCATCCCGACTACAACCCGGCGACCCTAGACAACGACGTGGTCCTGTTGAGGCTTTCCTCGCCTGTGGCCTTCAATGACTTCATCCGCCCTGTCTGCCTGGCGGCGGCCCAAAGCTCCTTCTTCGCCGGAACTGACAGCTGGGTCACCGGTTGGGGGAACATCGGCTCGGGAG TTCCTCTGCCGGCCCCCCAAGACCTGATGGAAGTGGAGGTTCCCATAGTAGGAAACCGCCAGTGCCAATGTGACTACGGCATAGGAAGTATCACCGACAACATGATTTGCGCTGGTCTGAGAGAGGGAGGAAAGGACTCCTGTCAG GGTGATTCCGGTGGTCCCATGATGAGCAAACAAGGGTCCGTGTGGGTCCAGAGCGGGGTGGTGAGCTTTGGTAATGGTTGCGCCCGGCCGGACTTTCCGGGTGTCTACGCGCGGGTGTCCCAGTACCAGGATTGGATCAGCATCCTCACAGGCAACGACAACCTGCCAGGCTTTGTCACCTTCACGTCTCCGGGCACGGACCCAGACGTGGAGGTTAGCTGCAGTGGGCTGCCACCCCCCACCACTGCCCCACCCATCACCACAACCCTAATCCCCAACATCACGCCCACCAGTCCGCTCCTTGATA TGTGCGGGCAGGCCCCTTTCAACACCCGCATCGTGGGGGGTGAGGAGGCCCCTCCAGGTGCGTGGCCCTGGCAGGTGAGCCTGCACAGGAGGAGGAGACACATCTGCGGGGGGTCGCTCATCAACAGCGAGTGGGTGCTGTCGGCGGCACACTGCTTTCGTAAGAG agttAGAGGTGAGAAGGCGTATTTGGGTCGTCAAAGCCAGCAGGGTCCCAATCCTAACGAGGTACGCCGGAGAATCATCGAGATCATCCGCCACCCTGACTACAACTCGTGCACCAGTGACAACGACTTGGCCCTGTTGAGGCTTTCCTCGCCCGTGGCTTTCAACGACTTCATCCGGCCCGTCTGCCTGGCGGCTGACCAAAGCTCCTTCTCCGCCGGAACCGAGAGCTGGGTCACCGGCTGGGGAGACATCAGCACGGGAG ttccTCTACCATCGCCCCAGAATCTGATGGAGGTGAAGGTTCCCGTGGTGGGGAACTGTCTGTGCAGCCTCGCCTACAACTCGGTGGGAATTATCACAGACAACATGATTTGTGCCGGCCTGGCAGAGGGAGGAAAGGACTCCTGTCAG GGTGATTCTGGTGGTCCCATGATGAGCAAAAAAGGGTCCGTGTGGGTCCAGAGCGGGGTGGTGAGCTTCGGAGTAGATTGCGCCTTGCCGGAGTTTCCAGGCGTCTACACGCGGGTTTCCCGGTACCAGGATTGGATCAGCAGCCATACGGGCGATGACAACCTGCCAGGCTTCGTCACCTTTACGTCCGGACCTTGA